The Chryseobacterium indicum genome includes a window with the following:
- a CDS encoding cupin-like domain-containing protein, protein MRLSPVQKIENISSEDFIKTYLKPAKPVVLKDFAAPESPAFKNWNYDYFKEIAGEHKVNIYGSEIESLDRIASKPIGQSTFSEYLDLITSSPTEHRLFLFNLLNIKPELKNDIIYNDVTKGKIIKWLPFMFFGGEGSVTRNHVDIDMSHVFITQFQGIKRIWLFPWEQSDLLYKLPYNFHSITNIKEPDFKEFPGLKYINGYEAVIQPGETLYIPSGWWHYIQYETEGYSVSVRALPSSWLEKWRVFKNLVLIRNFDNVMRNLFKEKWFDFKVRKARRKANRAIKRQKSFQI, encoded by the coding sequence ATGCGACTATCACCAGTACAAAAAATTGAAAATATATCATCAGAGGATTTTATCAAAACCTATCTAAAGCCTGCAAAGCCAGTAGTCTTAAAGGATTTTGCGGCTCCGGAAAGTCCTGCTTTTAAAAATTGGAATTATGACTATTTTAAAGAAATTGCCGGAGAACATAAAGTGAATATCTATGGAAGTGAAATTGAATCTCTGGACAGAATCGCCAGTAAACCAATCGGACAAAGCACTTTTTCAGAATATCTGGATCTTATAACTTCCTCTCCTACCGAACATCGTCTTTTTTTATTCAATTTATTAAACATTAAACCTGAATTAAAAAATGATATTATTTACAACGACGTTACAAAAGGAAAAATTATAAAATGGCTTCCTTTTATGTTTTTCGGAGGTGAAGGTTCGGTTACAAGAAATCATGTGGATATTGATATGTCCCACGTTTTTATTACTCAGTTTCAGGGTATTAAACGAATCTGGCTTTTTCCATGGGAACAGTCTGATTTACTGTATAAACTGCCTTATAACTTTCATTCCATCACCAATATTAAAGAGCCTGATTTCAAAGAATTTCCGGGACTGAAATACATAAACGGTTATGAAGCTGTTATACAACCCGGCGAAACGCTTTATATTCCTTCCGGATGGTGGCATTACATTCAGTATGAAACGGAAGGATATTCTGTTTCTGTAAGAGCTCTGCCTTCTAGCTGGCTGGAAAAATGGCGGGTCTTTAAAAACTTAGTCCTGATCCGGAATTTTGATAATGTGATGCGAAATTTATTCAAAGAAAAATGGTTCGATTTTAAGGTAAGAAAAGCCAGAAGAAAAGCCAATCGCGCCATTAAAAGACAAAAAAGCTTTCAGATTTAG
- a CDS encoding M1 family aminopeptidase translates to MKKFYFLVLSVLAFQQLSAQNENIERKAMVEKEMKSFAHKMAVGNVNPNTLNYDLQYQRLDLTINPAVYNVSGSVTSHFKPSQSLSSIYFDLDNQMTVSGVQYHGTPLTFQQLSTKELKINFQSALAANVLDSLTVTYSGAPPTANNAFFNGTQGGTAVLSTLNEPYGAQDWFPTKQSLNDKIERVDIKVTTPSQYSVASNGKPMSETILGNGQKLTFWRTQYPTAAYLIALSITNFVKLTDTMGNPPFPFINYIFPATSTNTTSMSNIDWTKTVMNTFETYFGPYPFRNEKYGHMEFQAGGGMEHQTMSSMAGWSRGLIAHELAHQWFGDKVTCGAWNDIWLNEGFATFGEHVANEKLLMTNTDFLNYLLTQKNFVTGSPTGSVYVADANLTSVGTIFSSRLSYSKGAYVLRMLKWILGDAVFYQALQEYHSRPNLAYNYVKTQDFNASLLTSTGKDFTEFFNDWIYGQGYPTYDIRWKQVGNTVTFRASQTQSSSTVSFFEMPLPIKVNGTGGQVAYFALNNTTNNQYFTQSVSFPVASVEFNYEYQILDRNSTVTQDNTLGTADLVKEEFALYPNPAKNELNLKGITKPTDFTIYFTDGKLVRQGIYQPEKSINISELVPGTYIFKINDKNVKFLKK, encoded by the coding sequence ATGAAAAAGTTTTACTTTTTAGTTTTGAGCGTTCTGGCTTTTCAGCAGTTAAGCGCACAAAACGAGAATATCGAAAGAAAAGCGATGGTGGAAAAGGAGATGAAATCTTTCGCTCACAAAATGGCTGTAGGAAATGTGAATCCTAATACACTGAATTACGATCTTCAATATCAAAGGCTGGATCTCACCATCAATCCGGCAGTTTATAATGTTTCGGGTTCTGTAACTTCTCATTTTAAACCCAGCCAGAGTTTAAGTTCTATTTATTTTGATCTTGATAATCAGATGACAGTTTCCGGAGTGCAGTATCACGGAACGCCGCTTACTTTTCAGCAGTTGTCTACCAAAGAACTGAAAATCAACTTTCAGTCTGCTCTTGCGGCGAATGTTCTGGATTCTTTAACAGTTACGTATTCCGGAGCTCCTCCAACGGCTAACAATGCTTTTTTTAACGGAACGCAGGGCGGAACAGCCGTCTTATCTACTTTAAATGAGCCTTACGGAGCGCAGGACTGGTTTCCTACAAAACAGAGTCTGAACGACAAAATCGAAAGAGTAGATATAAAAGTAACCACCCCTTCACAATACAGCGTTGCTTCCAACGGAAAGCCCATGTCTGAAACCATTTTAGGCAATGGTCAGAAACTGACGTTCTGGAGAACGCAGTATCCGACTGCAGCATATCTGATCGCTCTTTCCATCACCAACTTCGTAAAATTAACGGATACAATGGGGAATCCTCCTTTTCCGTTCATTAATTATATATTTCCTGCAACGTCCACGAATACGACAAGTATGAGTAACATCGACTGGACAAAAACCGTGATGAATACTTTTGAAACGTACTTCGGGCCTTATCCTTTCCGAAATGAAAAATACGGGCATATGGAATTTCAGGCGGGTGGCGGAATGGAACATCAGACCATGTCTTCCATGGCGGGATGGAGCAGAGGTCTCATTGCCCATGAGTTGGCTCACCAGTGGTTTGGCGACAAAGTTACCTGCGGAGCGTGGAATGATATCTGGCTGAATGAAGGTTTTGCCACTTTTGGAGAACATGTGGCGAATGAAAAATTGCTGATGACAAATACAGATTTTTTAAATTATCTGCTGACTCAGAAAAACTTTGTTACAGGTTCGCCAACAGGAAGTGTATATGTTGCTGATGCCAATCTTACCAGTGTAGGAACTATTTTCAGCAGCAGACTGTCTTACTCAAAAGGAGCTTATGTACTGAGAATGCTGAAATGGATTTTGGGTGATGCCGTATTTTATCAGGCATTGCAGGAATATCATTCCAGACCGAATTTGGCATACAATTATGTAAAAACTCAGGATTTTAATGCTTCTTTATTAACGTCAACCGGAAAAGATTTTACAGAATTCTTCAACGACTGGATCTACGGACAGGGGTATCCTACGTATGACATCCGTTGGAAGCAGGTAGGAAATACCGTTACTTTCAGAGCATCTCAAACCCAGAGCAGTTCAACGGTAAGTTTCTTCGAAATGCCTTTACCGATCAAAGTAAACGGAACAGGAGGACAGGTTGCTTATTTTGCGTTGAATAATACGACCAACAACCAGTATTTTACGCAATCGGTAAGTTTTCCTGTAGCGAGTGTAGAATTTAATTATGAATATCAGATTCTGGACAGAAATTCTACGGTAACTCAGGATAACACATTGGGAACTGCAGATTTAGTTAAAGAAGAATTTGCTTTATATCCGAATCCTGCTAAAAATGAACTGAACTTAAAAGGGATTACAAAACCTACAGATTTCACCATTTACTTTACAGACGGTAAATTGGTAAGACAGGGAATTTATCAGCCGGAGAAATCAATCAACATTTCAGAATTGGTTCCGGGAACCTATATTTTTAAAATTAACGATAAGAACGTGAAGTTTTTAAAGAAGTAA
- the dacB gene encoding D-alanyl-D-alanine carboxypeptidase/D-alanyl-D-alanine endopeptidase, with protein MVNFRKYISGVAVLASGFFLAQSTVSTVLYSPAYDNQKSSLNLPSPITSMVEKTILSPKELVDINVNTMMTDPVLKNATWGFVVYDPKTKKVISSYNENTPLVPASTTKLLTTETAMNMLGESYRWNTQLEYSGTVDENGVLSGNLYIVGSGDPSLGTNKGGAWAYRDIITDFKEGLSREGIKKVNGDIIIQTALFKGNISKLPENVVWLENNNYYLPVGTTKEINPANEKLIVKKGNNFSTDKKFFYVSPYNNQMVYADKYEGDGILTTKLPDAPAFLANSFRTTLVKSGISVTGKVTPKMTDANPEARKLVSVYKSPTLADIIYYTNQHSDNGLAEALLKTVGFQSLGDQTTESGRKVVTEHLKNGGFDMLGLNYIDGSGLSRSNNVTPIAQAKFLTSLMNEKYYKTYLNSLPIGGQSGTLKRMFNGLGNGQVFAKTGTLNKVKTLAGYMKTNTGKTLVFSLMVNNYAGSVDMVKKRMEKILEPALDL; from the coding sequence ATGGTAAATTTCAGAAAGTATATTTCAGGTGTTGCGGTGTTGGCTTCGGGCTTTTTTCTGGCTCAGTCTACCGTTTCTACAGTTCTGTATTCTCCGGCTTACGACAATCAGAAGAGCAGTTTAAACTTACCTTCTCCCATCACTTCCATGGTGGAAAAAACTATTTTGTCGCCGAAAGAACTTGTAGACATTAATGTAAACACTATGATGACCGATCCTGTGCTGAAAAATGCAACATGGGGATTCGTAGTGTACGACCCGAAAACGAAGAAAGTAATTTCTTCGTATAACGAAAATACTCCTTTGGTTCCAGCTTCCACAACGAAATTATTAACCACCGAAACAGCAATGAACATGCTGGGCGAAAGTTATCGTTGGAATACTCAGCTCGAATATTCAGGAACAGTGGATGAAAACGGAGTGTTAAGCGGAAATCTTTACATCGTTGGAAGCGGAGATCCTTCTTTAGGAACCAATAAAGGCGGAGCTTGGGCTTACAGAGACATTATTACAGATTTCAAAGAAGGACTTTCTCGTGAGGGAATCAAAAAGGTAAATGGAGATATTATTATCCAGACAGCGCTTTTCAAAGGCAATATTTCGAAGCTTCCGGAAAATGTTGTGTGGTTGGAAAACAATAATTACTATTTGCCGGTGGGAACAACCAAAGAGATCAATCCTGCCAATGAAAAACTGATCGTAAAGAAAGGAAACAATTTTTCAACCGATAAAAAGTTTTTCTACGTTTCTCCGTACAACAATCAGATGGTGTATGCAGATAAATATGAAGGTGACGGAATTTTAACGACAAAATTACCCGATGCACCTGCTTTTCTTGCCAACTCTTTCAGAACTACTCTCGTAAAAAGCGGAATTTCTGTAACCGGAAAGGTGACTCCGAAAATGACGGATGCCAATCCTGAAGCAAGAAAACTCGTTTCAGTATACAAATCTCCTACTTTAGCGGATATTATTTATTACACCAATCAGCACAGCGATAACGGTCTGGCTGAAGCGTTGTTAAAAACGGTTGGTTTCCAGAGTCTTGGCGATCAGACTACAGAATCCGGAAGAAAGGTAGTAACGGAACATCTTAAAAACGGAGGATTTGATATGCTTGGTTTAAATTATATCGACGGAAGCGGGCTTTCAAGAAGCAATAACGTAACGCCGATTGCTCAGGCAAAATTCCTGACTTCTTTAATGAATGAAAAATATTACAAAACGTATCTGAATTCATTGCCGATCGGAGGACAGTCCGGAACATTAAAAAGAATGTTCAACGGTCTTGGAAACGGTCAGGTTTTTGCAAAAACAGGAACGCTGAACAAAGTAAAAACGTTAGCCGGATATATGAAAACAAATACCGGAAAAACATTGGTTTTCTCTTTAATGGTTAACAATTATGCAGGCTCTGTAGATATGGTAAAGAAAAGAATGGAAAAAATTCTCGAACCAGCTTTAGATTTATAA
- the priA gene encoding replication restart helicase PriA, which yields MNYAQIILPLNLKGSFTYKVPEELQTGILTGMRVLVPFGGKKIYTGIVFELHNNAPETFVAKEVISLLDDQPIVPQEQIKFWNWLSDYYLCGLGEIYRFAFPSSLKLESETYLKLKPNVKVDFENLDVNEMYLIQALEVRQLINLTDIEAFIPKKDIIKTVNSLIDLQYIEIDEKIAEKYRAKEVAYVKINDEILQRQNLTEILLSLKRAQKQKDLFLHILEKQTENPDLPIKKSELFEDGYFGSSHFKALADKNLVEEYYMQKDRIESYEGEIEEIEELSEAQKEAKNEVDEAFEEGKNVLLHGVTSSGKTHIYLEKIEECISEGKNVLFLLPEISLTKQITQRLEKKYGRQLGFYHQKLTDFERVEVWRRIRQNDIKVLIGTRNSLFLPFQNVGLVIVDEEHDSAYRPREVSPYFNAKDAALVFGNFYGAKVILGSATPSVESYYNARKDKMKYVFLEERFGNVNLPEYELINFKEAQESKKVSGNFSLQLIDEIKKVIEEKNQAIVLHNRRGYANVVECETCGYVNYCSNCDVVMTYHKAANEMKCHYCGQRASKPKVCPKCHSENLNERGVGVEQIHEEVSKLFPDQEVDRMDVDSMRKKFAYEKLYEKIEDRETDIVVGTQMISKGLDFDHIELVAIPKADSLLYVQDFRAEERAYQLITQVSGRAGRVSGKGKVLIQTFNPDHSVFQLIKMNSPAKIYKYILTERQKFHYPPFTKLIMIELKHRREDKANRASQFLGSILRKYLPEDCVLGPEKAQIARLNNLYQFQIMLKLPKGKKYEEYKKRVLASLKEFDEITAYHSIRKDVFVDF from the coding sequence TTGAATTACGCCCAGATTATTTTGCCGTTAAACCTAAAAGGATCTTTCACTTATAAAGTTCCCGAAGAACTGCAAACCGGAATTCTGACAGGAATGAGGGTTTTGGTTCCTTTTGGCGGCAAAAAAATCTATACGGGAATTGTTTTTGAACTTCACAACAATGCGCCGGAAACATTTGTAGCAAAAGAAGTCATCAGTCTTCTCGACGATCAGCCGATTGTTCCGCAGGAGCAGATTAAATTCTGGAACTGGCTTTCCGACTATTACTTATGCGGTTTGGGAGAAATTTACCGTTTTGCATTTCCTTCGTCCCTGAAACTCGAAAGTGAAACATATTTAAAGCTAAAACCCAATGTAAAAGTTGATTTTGAAAACCTCGATGTCAACGAAATGTATCTCATTCAGGCTTTGGAAGTACGGCAGTTGATTAATCTGACTGATATTGAAGCTTTTATTCCTAAAAAAGATATCATTAAAACCGTCAATTCGTTAATCGATTTGCAGTACATTGAAATCGACGAGAAAATTGCCGAAAAATATAGAGCGAAAGAAGTTGCCTACGTAAAAATCAACGATGAGATTTTACAGCGTCAAAACCTTACAGAAATACTTTTATCCTTAAAAAGAGCGCAAAAGCAGAAAGATCTTTTCCTCCATATTTTAGAAAAGCAGACCGAAAATCCTGATTTGCCCATCAAAAAATCAGAACTTTTTGAAGACGGATATTTCGGAAGTTCGCACTTTAAGGCTTTGGCAGATAAAAATCTGGTCGAAGAATATTATATGCAGAAAGACCGTATCGAAAGCTATGAAGGTGAAATAGAAGAGATCGAAGAACTTTCGGAAGCCCAGAAAGAAGCGAAAAATGAAGTGGATGAAGCCTTTGAAGAAGGAAAAAATGTTCTGCTTCACGGAGTAACTTCTTCAGGAAAAACCCATATTTATTTAGAGAAGATCGAAGAATGCATCAGCGAAGGAAAAAATGTGCTGTTTTTACTTCCCGAAATTTCTTTAACCAAACAGATTACCCAAAGACTGGAAAAAAAATACGGTCGACAGTTGGGATTTTACCATCAGAAACTTACGGATTTTGAGAGGGTGGAAGTCTGGAGAAGAATCAGGCAGAATGATATTAAAGTTTTAATCGGAACACGAAATTCTTTGTTTTTACCTTTTCAGAATGTCGGGTTGGTTATTGTGGATGAAGAACACGATTCTGCGTACCGTCCGAGAGAAGTTTCTCCTTATTTCAATGCAAAAGATGCGGCACTTGTTTTTGGAAATTTTTATGGAGCAAAAGTTATTTTAGGCTCTGCAACACCTTCCGTAGAAAGCTATTACAACGCCAGAAAAGATAAAATGAAGTACGTTTTTCTGGAAGAACGCTTTGGAAATGTCAATCTTCCTGAGTATGAACTCATTAATTTTAAAGAAGCTCAGGAATCCAAAAAAGTATCCGGAAATTTTTCTTTACAGCTTATTGACGAGATTAAAAAAGTGATTGAAGAAAAAAATCAGGCAATTGTTCTTCATAATCGCCGCGGTTACGCCAATGTTGTGGAATGCGAAACCTGCGGTTACGTAAACTACTGTTCCAACTGCGATGTGGTGATGACGTATCATAAAGCTGCTAACGAAATGAAATGCCATTATTGCGGACAGAGAGCCTCAAAGCCGAAGGTTTGTCCGAAATGTCATTCTGAAAACCTGAACGAAAGAGGAGTTGGAGTAGAGCAGATTCATGAAGAAGTTTCTAAATTATTTCCCGATCAGGAAGTAGACCGAATGGATGTAGATTCCATGAGAAAGAAATTTGCCTACGAGAAATTATATGAAAAAATTGAAGACCGGGAGACCGATATCGTTGTCGGGACGCAGATGATCTCAAAAGGTCTGGATTTTGATCACATCGAGCTGGTTGCCATTCCAAAAGCCGATTCCTTGTTATATGTTCAGGATTTCAGAGCAGAAGAAAGAGCTTATCAACTCATTACTCAGGTTTCCGGAAGAGCGGGAAGAGTTTCCGGAAAAGGAAAAGTGTTAATACAGACTTTTAATCCGGATCATTCTGTTTTTCAGTTAATTAAAATGAATAGTCCGGCGAAAATCTATAAATATATTTTAACGGAACGCCAGAAATTCCATTATCCGCCTTTTACAAAGCTGATTATGATAGAACTGAAGCACAGGAGAGAGGATAAAGCCAACCGCGCTTCCCAGTTTTTAGGATCAATCCTGAGAAAATATCTTCCCGAAGATTGTGTTCTGGGTCCGGAAAAAGCTCAGATTGCGCGACTTAACAATCTCTATCAGTTCCAGATCATGCTGAAACTTCCTAAAGGAAAAAAGTATGAAGAGTATAAAAAAAGGGTTTTAGCAAGTCTGAAAGAATTCGATGAAATTACAGCTTATCACAGCATCAGAAAAGACGTTTTTGTAGATTTTTAA
- a CDS encoding AEC family transporter: MVNFVLIAVCIIAGMVFKATKSIHPDAHKGINTWILYLALPAVSFKYLPKVHWSAEMLFPVVATFLTAVFCFFFMMFYSKSKGYSRRSRSTLELVSGYSNTSFIGFPLISAFYGESLLSIAIICDQTMFFALSTLGIIAALKGGSKSGKISAAFILKRLITFPPLIGCVAALVLSQFVDFTPAEPFFDKLAATVSPLALFSVGLQLKFNGWKKLIPQMSVSMFYKLILAPAITLGLALLLGIKGNIARITIFESAMPTVVTSSIIAEQYRLNTKLTNLTIGFSIIAAFFTSAVWFYIIDYFFSG, encoded by the coding sequence ATGGTAAATTTTGTTCTGATTGCAGTGTGTATTATCGCGGGAATGGTTTTCAAAGCAACAAAATCAATCCATCCCGATGCGCATAAGGGAATCAACACCTGGATTCTCTATCTTGCACTTCCGGCGGTTTCATTCAAATATTTACCGAAAGTTCACTGGTCGGCAGAAATGCTGTTTCCGGTGGTGGCGACTTTTCTTACAGCGGTTTTCTGCTTTTTCTTTATGATGTTTTACAGCAAAAGCAAAGGCTATTCACGGCGTTCCCGAAGCACTCTGGAACTTGTAAGCGGCTACAGCAATACTTCGTTTATCGGTTTTCCCCTCATTTCTGCTTTTTACGGAGAAAGTTTACTGAGTATTGCCATTATCTGTGATCAGACCATGTTTTTTGCACTTTCAACATTAGGAATTATTGCGGCTTTAAAAGGCGGAAGCAAATCCGGAAAGATCAGCGCTGCATTTATTCTGAAAAGACTCATTACCTTTCCGCCTTTAATTGGCTGTGTCGCTGCTTTGGTTCTGTCTCAATTCGTTGATTTCACTCCTGCAGAACCTTTTTTCGATAAACTGGCAGCTACAGTTAGTCCGTTGGCTTTATTTTCAGTCGGATTACAACTGAAATTCAATGGCTGGAAAAAACTGATTCCCCAAATGTCGGTTTCCATGTTTTACAAACTTATTCTGGCTCCGGCAATAACGCTTGGATTAGCACTTTTACTAGGAATAAAAGGAAATATCGCCAGAATTACCATCTTCGAATCGGCAATGCCTACAGTCGTTACCTCAAGCATTATTGCAGAACAGTATAGATTAAATACAAAACTTACCAATTTAACGATCGGCTTCAGTATTATTGCGGCTTTTTTTACTTCCGCAGTCTGGTTTTACATTATTGATTACTTTTTTAGTGGATAG
- a CDS encoding beta-mannosidase, translated as MKKSILFTFLFIQIFTNAQTSERNLSSEIWKFKNAKENNWLTASVPGTVHLDLMNNKIIPDPYKDENEKKVQWIENEDWDYQTSFNISSKDLENQNIELIFNGLDTFSEIYLNGKLIQSTDNMFRKWTIPVRQSLKNGENILQVKFRSAVNVGKELAQKVPFTTPESPRSFVRKAQYQFGWDWGPRLVTAGIWKDVKLNFWNTARLDHIKIEQKILTKQKADLNIHAEIFTKQEGKYSFSINGKSQNISLKPGFNLISIPYQIQNPKLWQPNGWGDPNLYDIKVSLQKDSKIIAEKSEKIGLRTVELIQEKDAKGKSFYFKVSGKPMYAKGTNWIPGDSFSPRMTKEKYQQLIKACKDANMNMIRVWGGGIYEDDEFYKSCDENGILVWQDFMFAGSFYPSDENFQKNVELEVKDQIERLQNHPSLALWCGNNEIDEAIVNWGYQKQFKYSKEDSLQVWKDYKKIFHEVIPNAAKKYATSDKQIYWESSPSIGWGHKESLTEGDSHYWGVWWGEQPFEIYNEKVPRFASEYGFQGMPTLETTKSMFSGNPDLSLQNATIKAHEKHSRGWEIIENYMKRDYKVPTDFVKYNYVSQLLQARGMQIAIEAHRRAKPYNMGTLYWQLNDCWPVVSWSSIDYSGNWKALHYQVKRSFENQVILVEEKEGILTFYGINDGSDTIKDVSLEFEVNNFKGENILAAVSTPKQNWEGAVKFDSSSINELVGEADKNELFLNVILRVRGEKIIAESNYFFAKPKDLKLTKPNLKIRKISATEFEISTDVLAKDVYLMGDTHFSDNFFDLLPKTSKRIILSKPLEKIEVMSLFDTIN; from the coding sequence ATGAAAAAATCCATACTTTTTACTTTCCTTTTCATACAAATCTTTACCAATGCACAAACTTCAGAGCGTAATTTATCCTCTGAAATATGGAAATTTAAAAACGCTAAAGAGAATAATTGGTTGACTGCTTCTGTTCCGGGAACTGTTCACTTGGATTTGATGAATAACAAGATCATTCCCGATCCGTATAAGGATGAAAATGAAAAAAAAGTACAATGGATAGAAAATGAAGACTGGGATTATCAGACATCATTTAATATTTCCTCAAAGGATTTAGAAAATCAAAATATTGAATTGATTTTTAATGGATTGGATACGTTTTCTGAAATTTATTTAAATGGAAAATTGATTCAATCGACAGATAATATGTTCAGAAAATGGACAATTCCGGTTAGACAAAGTTTAAAGAACGGTGAAAATATTTTACAGGTAAAATTCAGATCTGCGGTTAATGTCGGAAAAGAATTAGCCCAAAAAGTTCCTTTCACCACGCCGGAATCTCCGAGAAGTTTTGTCAGAAAAGCGCAATATCAGTTCGGTTGGGATTGGGGACCGAGATTAGTAACGGCAGGAATCTGGAAAGACGTTAAGTTGAATTTCTGGAATACTGCAAGACTTGATCATATAAAAATTGAACAAAAAATTTTAACAAAGCAAAAAGCGGATTTAAATATTCATGCTGAAATTTTCACTAAACAAGAAGGAAAATATAGTTTTTCAATTAACGGAAAATCTCAAAATATTTCTTTAAAACCAGGATTCAATTTAATTTCAATTCCTTATCAGATTCAAAATCCGAAATTATGGCAGCCCAACGGTTGGGGCGATCCGAACTTATACGATATCAAAGTTTCTTTACAAAAAGATTCAAAAATAATTGCTGAAAAATCTGAAAAAATCGGACTGAGAACAGTGGAATTAATTCAGGAAAAAGATGCAAAAGGAAAATCGTTTTATTTCAAGGTGAGCGGAAAACCAATGTATGCGAAAGGAACCAATTGGATTCCGGGCGACAGCTTTTCTCCGAGAATGACGAAAGAAAAATATCAGCAGTTGATTAAAGCCTGTAAAGATGCAAATATGAATATGATCCGCGTTTGGGGAGGCGGAATTTACGAAGATGATGAATTCTACAAATCCTGCGACGAAAATGGAATTCTGGTGTGGCAGGATTTTATGTTTGCAGGAAGCTTTTATCCGTCCGATGAAAACTTTCAGAAAAATGTAGAATTGGAAGTGAAAGATCAGATTGAAAGACTTCAGAATCATCCGTCATTGGCGTTGTGGTGTGGAAATAACGAAATTGATGAAGCGATTGTCAATTGGGGGTATCAGAAACAATTTAAATATTCAAAAGAAGATTCTTTACAGGTTTGGAAGGATTACAAGAAAATTTTTCATGAAGTAATTCCGAACGCTGCTAAAAAATATGCAACAAGTGATAAGCAAATCTATTGGGAAAGCTCACCGTCAATCGGATGGGGACATAAAGAAAGCCTTACGGAAGGCGATTCCCATTATTGGGGCGTTTGGTGGGGAGAACAGCCATTTGAAATTTACAATGAAAAAGTTCCGCGTTTTGCTTCGGAATACGGTTTTCAGGGAATGCCGACGTTGGAAACCACAAAATCCATGTTTTCAGGAAATCCTGATTTAAGTTTACAAAATGCTACCATCAAAGCTCATGAAAAACATTCCAGAGGCTGGGAAATTATTGAAAATTACATGAAGCGTGATTATAAAGTTCCGACAGATTTTGTGAAATACAATTATGTTTCGCAATTGCTTCAGGCTCGCGGAATGCAGATTGCCATTGAAGCACACCGCAGAGCAAAACCTTATAATATGGGAACTTTATACTGGCAACTCAACGATTGTTGGCCTGTCGTTTCATGGTCTTCCATAGATTATTCAGGAAACTGGAAAGCATTGCATTATCAGGTGAAAAGGAGCTTTGAAAATCAGGTGATTTTAGTGGAAGAAAAGGAGGGAATACTAACTTTTTACGGAATTAATGACGGATCTGATACAATTAAAGACGTAAGCTTAGAGTTTGAAGTTAATAATTTTAAAGGTGAGAATATTCTTGCTGCAGTTTCAACTCCGAAACAGAATTGGGAAGGAGCTGTAAAGTTTGATTCTTCATCTATCAATGAACTAGTCGGTGAGGCTGATAAAAATGAACTGTTTTTAAATGTAATTTTAAGAGTAAGAGGTGAAAAAATAATTGCCGAAAGCAACTATTTCTTTGCAAAGCCAAAAGATTTAAAATTAACAAAACCCAACCTCAAAATCAGGAAAATATCTGCCACTGAATTTGAAATTTCAACAGATGTTTTGGCAAAAGACGTTTATCTGATGGGAGATACCCATTTCAGCGATAATTTTTTCGATCTTCTTCCAAAAACATCCAAAAGAATTATCCTTTCAAAACCATTGGAGAAAATAGAGGTAATGAGCTTGTTTGATACGATAAATTGA
- a CDS encoding copper homeostasis protein CutC, which yields MSKIEIACFNPESALIAFENGADRIELCDGLSEGGTTPDFETIKQLREKINIPIFVMVRPRGGDFTYSDDEFEQMKSDLVQLKSLKVDGFVFGILDENDEVNIEQNKTLVELAKPLPCTFHRAFDRAKDLEKSLEKVIECGFTTILTSGQKPNVSEGKENLRKLVALSNGRIEILVGGGLRSSNIEEIREFTEAGYFHSSAITDGGAFANAEEIIALKNK from the coding sequence ATGTCAAAAATAGAAATAGCGTGCTTCAATCCTGAATCTGCATTAATTGCTTTTGAAAATGGTGCAGACCGAATAGAATTATGCGACGGATTAAGCGAAGGAGGAACCACACCTGATTTTGAAACCATAAAACAACTTAGAGAAAAAATCAATATTCCGATCTTTGTGATGGTTCGTCCTCGTGGCGGAGATTTCACGTACAGTGATGATGAATTTGAACAGATGAAATCAGATCTGGTTCAGTTAAAATCTCTAAAAGTAGACGGTTTCGTATTCGGAATTCTGGATGAAAATGATGAGGTGAATATTGAACAGAATAAAACTTTGGTCGAACTGGCAAAACCTCTTCCATGTACGTTTCACCGTGCCTTCGACCGGGCGAAAGATTTAGAAAAATCATTGGAAAAAGTCATTGAATGCGGCTTTACAACCATCCTGACTTCCGGACAGAAACCCAATGTTTCGGAAGGAAAGGAAAATCTTAGAAAATTAGTAGCGTTATCCAATGGCAGAATAGAAATTCTTGTCGGTGGCGGACTTCGGTCATCCAATATCGAAGAAATCAGGGAGTTTACAGAAGCAGGATATTTTCATTCTTCCGCAATCACGGACGGCGGAGCTTTTGCGAATGCTGAAGAGATTATTGCTTTGAAGAATAAGTAG